A genomic window from Flavobacterium azooxidireducens includes:
- a CDS encoding UDP-N-acetylmuramoyl-tripeptide--D-alanyl-D-alanine ligase translates to MDISQIHARFLECSSVSIDTRRIEKNSFFVALKGTSFDANSFAKEALEKGASYVLIDDKEFFLDERTILVSNTLETLQELAKFHRNYLNLPIIALTGSNGKTTTKELFQVVLSQKYNTKSTLGNLNNHIGVPLTLLSFTKETEIGIVEMGANHQKEIDFLCKIAQPDYGYITNFGKAHLEGFGGVEGVIKGKSEMYDYLSQHNKKVFVNLDDPIQSEKTAQMEQITFSTSNPDSFVFIKNVEANPFVKVNYNEIEIQSNLIGLYNATNIIAAITVGKYFNVVINDSKQALENYNPDNNRSQIIHKNSNKIILDAYNANPSSMEVALQNFIQLENKTKIAVLGDMFELGEESPQEHKNIIKKLSSTANFNCYLIGKEFYAVKENHQHLHFFPTFDEFAAQLKSNPFQNSFLLIKGSRGMALERTLQYI, encoded by the coding sequence ATGGATATTTCACAAATTCATGCTCGTTTTTTAGAATGTTCTTCCGTTTCAATCGACACACGGAGGATAGAAAAAAATTCCTTTTTTGTTGCTCTTAAAGGAACTAGTTTTGATGCAAATTCGTTTGCCAAAGAAGCGTTGGAAAAAGGAGCATCCTATGTTTTGATAGATGATAAAGAATTTTTCTTAGATGAAAGAACAATTCTAGTTTCAAATACGTTAGAAACTTTACAAGAGTTGGCTAAGTTTCATAGAAACTATTTAAATTTACCCATTATCGCCTTAACCGGAAGTAACGGAAAAACTACAACCAAAGAACTATTTCAAGTTGTTCTATCCCAAAAATACAACACTAAATCCACGCTTGGTAACTTAAACAATCACATTGGTGTTCCGCTAACACTTCTGTCTTTTACAAAAGAAACCGAAATAGGTATAGTAGAAATGGGAGCCAATCACCAAAAAGAAATTGACTTTTTATGCAAAATCGCTCAACCCGATTATGGTTACATCACCAATTTCGGCAAAGCACATTTAGAAGGTTTCGGAGGAGTAGAAGGAGTTATCAAAGGGAAATCAGAAATGTATGATTATCTATCTCAACACAACAAAAAAGTGTTTGTAAACCTCGATGATCCAATCCAATCAGAGAAAACAGCTCAAATGGAGCAAATCACTTTTAGTACCTCAAATCCGGATAGCTTTGTTTTCATCAAAAACGTAGAAGCAAATCCTTTTGTAAAAGTAAACTACAACGAAATCGAAATCCAATCCAATTTAATTGGGTTATACAATGCAACCAACATCATTGCTGCAATTACGGTTGGAAAATACTTCAACGTTGTAATCAATGATTCTAAGCAAGCGTTAGAAAATTATAACCCAGATAACAATCGCTCTCAAATCATTCATAAAAACAGTAATAAAATCATTCTCGATGCCTACAACGCAAATCCGAGTAGCATGGAAGTAGCTTTACAAAATTTCATTCAACTGGAAAACAAAACAAAAATTGCCGTTTTGGGAGATATGTTCGAATTGGGCGAAGAAAGCCCTCAAGAACATAAAAATATTATAAAAAAACTAAGTTCAACCGCCAATTTCAACTGCTATTTAATCGGAAAAGAATTTTATGCCGTAAAAGAAAATCATCAACACCTGCATTTCTTTCCAACATTCGATGAATTTGCAGCACAATTAAAAAGCAATCCATTTCAAAATTCATTCCTGCTTATCAAAGGCTCACGCGGAATGGCATTAGAGCGAACACTTCAATACATTTAA